ACCAAGGGAATGTTCTTGTTTCTGTTAAAGAAAGCCACAAACAGGCTAGCATCAGCTTTATTCTTTATTGAGCAAGTGCTCTGTTGGGTAGGCTTTTTCTATATGAAGGTCAGGGATGGGTTGGGTAGGTCAGAGGTGTCTGGAAATGTTACTAATGAGAAGCTGTAAAAAATACTAGTGTGAACTGTTCCTCAAAGCAGAAGCATGACGAAAAATTGCACTTCAAGAGTCTGCTCTCATTAAGAATTATGTGGAATTCCCTCAGGAAATCTCCTTCAAACAGTTGTTTGTATCACTTCTGTCTCTGGTTAAACGTGACGGATCACATTGCACACCCCAAGCTTGTATGGTAGACTCGATATCAAATCGTCATACAGCTTCCGTCTACAAATCCAGAGATTTCTTGGAAAGCTCTGAATCATATACTTTCCGTGAAAACTTCTACCTCTCTAGCTAATGGCTCTACTTCTTGATAGTTGAACCAAACATACTAAATGAAGCTATATACCATTTATACTAAAAACTAGCATGAAGGAAAAGAACTGTGCATGTTTTATCAAGGCCGTACTGGAATTTTCTAAATGCACTTGTGGTTTTTTGTGATCTGGTAGATCTTCCAGGCAATTCAGCCTTAATTGATGTGGTTTttatatgtatgttttaaaaattatttcaggcaAAACCGAAATAcggaaaacacaaaatattgtACCTACTGTACCAGATAGGTGTGCAGGTTTGTGTAATTGATGGATTTGAGTCTTTTCTCTTACACttaattttatctttgtttttacaggaaataatgaaaaaagtgtGCCACAACTCTTGATCAGAGACCTGAAATTTGAGAAGAAGTCATTAGCTAAGCTCATGTTTTCTCCTGATCAAGAAAATCATCCATCAAAAGCACCAGTAAAATATGGTGAATTGATTGTATTAGGGTAAGTGTTTGTGTCTTGGTTGGAATTGAGAATGAAGGTAGAATTTCATGGTGCGCTTAAAGCAGATAAAATGCAGGTTGCTGTGAGAGATGGTCCCACAACCTCTCACTTGAACTCCCTCTTTTGCCGTGTGAGTGAGTGTGCAACTAAATGGTGGTTTGATCAGCTTTTCTTTGGTAGCTGATCTCATGTAAGGGAGGGAGTGGAGGAAGGGTTACCTTTTTCAGTGGCAACCAGGCGTTATATGTAACGTAATGTATTGGAAAATTGCACTGCAGCACGCATACTTTTTTGTGACAGCATGAGCATGGAGGTAGGGCTCTAAACAGCTGAGTAGACATAAgttgaccagccgggttagctcagttggttagaacatggtgctaataatgccaagttcacaggttcaatccctgctcactacaggggggttgggctcaatgatctctcaaggtcccttccaacccaaagcattctatgattctaagtttaTTTTCAGCTCTTGTGTTCTCCCCAGGTAAGTGTTTCATGACAAAGGCAGCCAATTTGTGAAGGGTTTCCCAGTTGGTTCCAGGTTGTACCTAGACAGACGACTAATGTGGAAGGAGAGGTTCCCTAGGattttaagtaaaatgaaagGAGTTTTATAGGAGTTCTGTAGGGACGTGGTAGCTGACTCTATACTATCCAAGTGCAAACAGGAGATTTTAATAAAGTGAGTTTGCTGGCTGGCCTGTTTATGTTGACATGTTCAAAGTGAGGGTCTGAGGGGTTTCTGGTGGATTAAATCAGAGTCTCAGACAACAGTATGTCTATTTCTtgcaagggcttttttttttttcccccaacgAAAATTCTCTAAAATATTAGCTCTCCACCAGGCTTAGTGGGTGCTTAGGTTCTTTCATTTACAGCGTGAACACACCGTGTAGAGATAAAGCTACGGTTAGGCATATAACCTTACTTGTTTTCATGCTTGGGACCAGAGTCTCTCTGTTATCAGTAGTAGCTTTGAGATTCATCTGGGTAGCATTCCTTCCTTACAAgctttgtgtgcatgtgctgtAATTCTGTGGGCATTTCAATATTGTGTTTATCAATTCTCAGATTTGAATAGATGTGATTAATTggaaatctgtaattttttcaaCACCATACTAATTAAGTCTTTGTGCTTAGTATGAAAGTTCTTGTGGTTCTGTATCTTGTGAGAAGTTAAGTAATACAGGAAGGTggactttgttctttttctgtctttttgatAGGTACAATGGGTCTCTCCCAAATGGAGatagaggaagaagaaaaagtaggtttgctttatttaaaaggcCCAAGGCAAATGGGGTGAAACCTAGCACTGTGCATATTGCCTGTACCCCTCAAGCAGCAAAGGTAAGCTTGACTTGTCTAGTTAAGTCTTATTTCTCGTAGTGCTGTCTAAAGAGTTCAGTGAAGTCAGTGCCGTTATGCTGAGATGAAATGATGTAAAAAGCATGAAGTTCTGGCTGCAAAAAGAATGGTTTGTGTGTGTTCAAGTTTTTTTAGTACCTGTCAGGGTTAGCAAGAAACCgttcaggaaaacaaatctgGTGCCCAGTCCTTGCTGtgtccagaaagaaaaatgtttatttttgaaacatgaaTGTTCAGGGCATAGGCTAGTCATGTAAAAcactttctattttgttttccttccaaactCACTACAGACATCTGTTCTAGCCTTCCTGTTTTCACACTCATTCATGCTTTAGGACTAACTTTGCTTCATGTGAAGCTGACTTTGAAATGGTCCTTTCCCAAAGCTCTGTGTGCACTTGCTATTCCATCCAATGGGTAGGAGTTCCCCAGGGACAGGTGGGTTTTGCAGGGCACATTTTATACTGCTTGCAATCAAGTTCAGACTTCCCATTAAGAAGCAGTAAAGGAATGACTTAGGTCCTAAAGTTGAATTGTATTTAATGTGAAAACTAATGTATTGTAGCTAAGGTATTACCATGAAATACTTCTGTATTGTGGTGATTTAAGTGTATGCAATTATGTTTAACAACAAATTGAGCATTTCTGCTAAAACCAATGGAATTTGAGAATGCTTAGTGGTTGTTTAGAGATCTCCAGTGTTGAGATCAGGCCATTAAAAACAGTTGTGTTAAGTGTTTGACTCCCTTGATACTTTGACACTTAAGAATATTGATTCAGGGAAAGGCATAAAGTATTCtgaaatcaaaagcattttgctaACCAAAGTTCTTGTAATAGAATTATATCTATAGGAGATCTgtgaaaagaacatttatttttgctaattCTTTATGGTCCTCAAGTAAGTGCTATTTAGAAGCACTTTTAGAAGCGTGTTTGTTCAGTTCCTAGTAGGTAGTTGCAGAATGAAAATCTAGACTCACAAACTGAAACCTAGATTACTTTGCTACAAGTTCTGCACCCTGTGCTGAGTTTCTCCGTTTTACCCTGTTTACCACCACTACTTGTTACATTTTTTGTCTATGTATCTTATTAATCATCACTGATTTTAGTATGAACTCGGATCCCGTTTTTAGAATGAAGTCCCTAAGTTTTTGTCCTCACTTTACTGTTGGAGAAGCTCAGGCTGAGAAGGCCATGAAGGTGTTACATTAAGTTTTAACCTTTACACTCAggtgttttgttcttttgtgttAAGGCCAGTGCTGCTTTAACACGAAGAATGACTAATAATATGGCTTGGTTACATGTATTTTGTTGCAGCATGTGGTGAAGAGACCAGTTTGGCCTGTTGCTGAATCAATcctgcagctttttttaatggCCAGGACTGGTTTTTGTGAAGTTTAACTACAGGTGTGTCACTAACAACCATCTGCCCTGATACATTAATTGAGCAGAACAAGAGCCTGGTTATATATATTGTCTGCTTTGCTGTATTCAGTAGTGTTACTGTTCGCTAGTTCAATaatatttggcattttttccATAGGCAATAAGTAATAAGGACCAACACAGCATATCTTACACTTTGTCTCGGGCCCAGACAGTAGTAGTTGAATATACACATGACAGCAACACAGATATGTTCCAGGTATGTGAAGTAAATATGATAAATGTATTCTCGCATTTGGTAGTTTCTAACAAGACATCCTCTCAAGAGGCTTTTTCCCTCAGACCCAAAAATTTGCATGTGTCACTTTCTGCACTTTACTGCTTAGAGACATTTAATTCTGTTCATTGCCAAGGCCATCACATGAACAAGGCTGTATATCTGTGCATCTCTTTTGGGCTTGGTCAGAGGTGAAAGTTGTCTTTTTGTGACTAATGCACAGGATTATGGTTTTGCCTTTGATTGCTGGTCTGCAAGTCACATAACCTGTCTCTTAGTCCCTCCTtgcaaaatgaagaataaagtGCACAGGTGTCTTTAAGCGCTTGGAACTTTGCTTCTAGCATTTACGAAGGGATTTAGGATCAGCCAGTTGGAGACAGGGTAGAAGAAATACAATGGGAAactacagaaaagcttttggCACAACTAATATGATAAATACCCCTAACTCCTTTAAGCCAACCTAGAAATAAGTCTGAAGTGCTGGGAAGTGTGGAGAGAGGAGGCCCAGTGCTGATGTGCTGGCAGTTCAGAGCAACTTTACTGCAGTTCCTGTATGTATGAGAAGGAACCACAAACACATTTGCAGCTGTGGTGTGCGCTCATGTCTTATAattgtttcctgttttttctcaaaaggaagggttttgtttgggggttttttgtgtgctttgttCCTTCTGATTCCTGAACTGATCATgcgttgattttttttttttgttggtgttgtCGCTAATTTATGGCAAGGAGTTTTGCTGTCACAGCATTTAGCTGTGATGCCACTGCAGGATCTAAGGAGGTGGGAGGTGTTGGTAAGCGGTGGAGGAAGCTGCTATGCAGCTGCAAATACCTACAACAGAGCAAAAGGGCTGTAATGAGCTAACTGCAGCATAAGCTATTACTTGTGTAAGTGTTCTCTCTTCAGGCATGCTGTGGCATGTATGCTGCTCTAAAATTGCCAGTGGCAATCCCTGTGTACTGATGGGTTATCCTGCCTAAGAAgcaatagaaaaatacattctgaCAAAGCAGTTTCAGTCTCATGAAAGCTCTCCATCCAGCCTCCACCAAAATGCACCTCAGGCTTTTGGGTCTCCTGCCCAGCAGTTAATCAGTCTTAATATAACCAGCTATTTTATAAGAGGCTGTTGAGAGCTCTGGAAGTGAGTGGTGAAAAGCAGTAGTGTATAAGTGGGCTTTAAACCTGGCTATGTGGATGTTTGGGAGAGGGATATAATTTCTCTTCATGCTTTATAAGGAAAAGGACAAGATGACTTGACTGGAAAAGCAGTGAAACCCATGCAATTCTATCAAACCCGGTAGAGTTGTGGGGGACTGGAAAACTCATTTTTCCATGCAACCAGAAAAGAAGGTGCAGCTACTAGAAAAATCTGATTGTATTCAGCTGTTGTACTCCTGTTGTGTTCTGTGCATATTAATGTAACCCCTCCCTGCCATAAACATCTTGTACCTGGTCTTTCCTGACAgatttgctgcttctcagtgtCCCACTGGAGCTGGAGAGTCAGCTCACATAGTCTAATTTTCCTACATCTACACCTCCACCTAGTCTggcatttttcagaatattctgGGCATGCAAAGTGACTGAATACCAGTTTTCTTCCATCTAACTGCTGTTTCCTAGCTGTtttggtgctgctgcagctggtccGGCTGACCTGAGCGTAACCGTTCTGATGAGAAGACCTTCAATGGGAAATTGTCTCAGAATTGACTTAATTACATCATTTTATTCCCCCTTCCTTCAGTTGGCTGTACTCAGCCCTCAGAATAACTTTGATCACATGGAGGTGGAATAACTCATCAATTCAGATTAGGCTTTAGAAACCTAAATTTAGATTGGTGGAAGGGAATGCTTCAAACTGaatgtcatgattttttttatcccttttaaatgctttgagtTTGAATATTCCTAGACCCAAAGGCAAACTTCTGAACAggttgtttttgctttttttttttaaatccctttcCAGATTGGTCGGTCAACAGAGAGTCCTATAGACTTTGTCGTGACAGATACAGTTCCTGGAAGTCAGAGTAATTCAGATACACAGTCTGTGCAGAGCACTATATCAAGGTTTGCCTGCAGAATCATATGTGAACGTAACCCTCCTTTTACAGCAAGAATATATGCTGCAGGATTTGACTCTTcaaaaaacatctttcttgGGGTAAGGgaactcttcccttttttcctcagttcaGTGCaggcttatttttaaactaattcaTAGCACCACTTCAGCCaaattaaaagttttcattgatgtaatttcttttaggagaaagctgcaaagtgGAAGACATCAGATGGGCAAATGGATGGACTAACCACAAATGGAGTTCTTGTTATGCATCCCCGTAATGGATTTACAGAAGACTCCAAGCCAGGGGTGTGGAGAGAGATATCTGTGTGTGGGAATGTGTTCAGCCTCCGTGAAACCAGATCAgctcagcagaggggaaaaatggtAAGAGTAGTAACCGGTGTTTTATGCAGTCTGTTTAAAATGGGTACAACCATAAGTGGTACAGCTTGGGCATAAACGGAGGCTGGAATCTGCCTCATTCAGTGTAGATGTCACCTCTGTAATTAGTTACACTGCCCTTTTATGTGTCTGTGTTCATACACGAAGGTGTCTGGCTCAACCTGAATAACTGACATTTATCTGCAGACTAGTACTTAATAGCAGATCTAGACT
This genomic interval from Pelecanus crispus isolate bPelCri1 chromosome 3, bPelCri1.pri, whole genome shotgun sequence contains the following:
- the PELI1 gene encoding E3 ubiquitin-protein ligase pellino homolog 1 isoform X1, with the protein product MYRKSKWKCGYNLAVLGHGNNEKSVPQLLIRDLKFEKKSLAKLMFSPDQENHPSKAPVKYGELIVLGYNGSLPNGDRGRRKSRFALFKRPKANGVKPSTVHIACTPQAAKAISNKDQHSISYTLSRAQTVVVEYTHDSNTDMFQIGRSTESPIDFVVTDTVPGSQSNSDTQSVQSTISRFACRIICERNPPFTARIYAAGFDSSKNIFLGEKAAKWKTSDGQMDGLTTNGVLVMHPRNGFTEDSKPGVWREISVCGNVFSLRETRSAQQRGKMVENETNQLQDGSLIDLCGATLLWRTAEGLSRTPTVKHLEALRQEINAARPQCPVGFNTLAFPSMKRKDVVDEKQPWVYLNCGHVHGYHNWGNKEERDGKDRECPMCRSVGPYVPLWLGCEAGFYVDAGPPTHAFSPCGHVCSEKTTAYWSQIPLPHGTHTFHAACPFCAHQLAGEQGYIRLIFQGPLD
- the PELI1 gene encoding E3 ubiquitin-protein ligase pellino homolog 1 isoform X2, whose protein sequence is MYRKSKWKCGYNLAVLGHGNNEKSVPQLLIRDLKFEKKSLAKLMFSPDQENHPSKAPVKYGELIVLGYNGSLPNGDRGRRKSRFALFKRPKANGVKPSTVHIACTPQAAKIGRSTESPIDFVVTDTVPGSQSNSDTQSVQSTISRFACRIICERNPPFTARIYAAGFDSSKNIFLGEKAAKWKTSDGQMDGLTTNGVLVMHPRNGFTEDSKPGVWREISVCGNVFSLRETRSAQQRGKMVENETNQLQDGSLIDLCGATLLWRTAEGLSRTPTVKHLEALRQEINAARPQCPVGFNTLAFPSMKRKDVVDEKQPWVYLNCGHVHGYHNWGNKEERDGKDRECPMCRSVGPYVPLWLGCEAGFYVDAGPPTHAFSPCGHVCSEKTTAYWSQIPLPHGTHTFHAACPFCAHQLAGEQGYIRLIFQGPLD